A single genomic interval of Nocardioides nitrophenolicus harbors:
- a CDS encoding acyl-CoA dehydrogenase family protein: protein MGHEVLSAIEERAEQIAATGAANEKLGKLDDQAVALLRETGVMKMLQPAKYGGLQTTPAEFAEAVMKVAACDGATGWVAGIVGLHPWEMAMMDSRLQEEVWGANPDVWIASPYAPMGMLTPADGGFTFSGRWQFSSGTDHCDWIFLGATMAGPDGAPDFAAGMYHVVLPRADYTIVEDSWDVVGLRGTGSKDVIVDNAFIPDYRVLGYDRLTDGSAPRDAGLDDPTYLMPFTTVFPSGITSAVLGICDGALAHHLAYQTNRLQITGTAVREDPYVLSAIGAAAAEIHASKVALLDSLRWSYDRVAAGHELTFAERSKNRQTQVTASWRAVRAMDEIVARSGGNGLRLDHPMQRFWRDGHMGLAHAINVPGPVLHASALGEMDLVPPPGPLHSMI, encoded by the coding sequence ATGGGCCACGAAGTCCTGTCCGCGATCGAGGAGCGCGCCGAGCAGATCGCCGCGACCGGTGCGGCCAACGAGAAGCTCGGCAAGCTGGACGACCAGGCGGTCGCCCTGCTGCGCGAGACCGGCGTGATGAAGATGCTGCAGCCGGCCAAGTACGGCGGCCTGCAGACGACCCCGGCCGAGTTCGCCGAGGCCGTGATGAAGGTCGCCGCGTGCGACGGCGCGACCGGCTGGGTCGCCGGCATCGTCGGCCTGCACCCGTGGGAGATGGCGATGATGGACTCGCGCCTGCAGGAGGAGGTCTGGGGCGCGAACCCGGACGTCTGGATCGCCTCCCCCTACGCCCCGATGGGCATGCTGACCCCCGCCGACGGCGGCTTCACGTTCTCCGGCCGGTGGCAGTTCTCCTCGGGCACCGACCACTGCGACTGGATCTTCCTGGGGGCCACCATGGCCGGCCCCGACGGCGCGCCCGACTTCGCGGCCGGGATGTACCACGTGGTCCTCCCGCGCGCCGACTACACGATCGTCGAGGACTCCTGGGACGTCGTGGGCCTGCGCGGCACCGGGTCCAAGGACGTCATCGTCGACAACGCCTTCATCCCCGACTACCGGGTACTCGGCTACGACCGGCTCACCGACGGCTCCGCGCCGCGCGACGCCGGCCTGGACGACCCGACGTACCTGATGCCGTTCACGACCGTCTTCCCCAGCGGCATCACCTCGGCCGTCCTGGGCATCTGCGACGGCGCGCTCGCCCACCACCTCGCCTACCAGACCAACCGGCTCCAGATCACGGGTACGGCGGTGCGCGAGGACCCCTACGTGCTCTCGGCCATCGGTGCCGCGGCGGCCGAGATCCACGCGTCCAAGGTGGCGCTGCTCGACAGCCTGCGCTGGAGCTACGACCGGGTGGCCGCGGGCCACGAGCTGACCTTCGCGGAGCGCTCGAAGAACCGGCAGACGCAGGTCACCGCCTCGTGGCGCGCCGTCCGCGCCATGGACGAGATCGTGGCCCGCTCGGGCGGCAACGGGCTGCGCCTGGACCACCCGATGCAGCGCTTCTGGCGCGACGGCCACATGGGCCTCGCGCACGCGATCAACGTGCCCGGCCCCGTCCTGCACGCCTCGGCCCTCGGCGAGATGGACCTCGTGCCGCCGCCGGGCCCGCTGCACTCGATGATCTGA
- a CDS encoding VOC family protein, giving the protein MTQNVRHIRSLGYLRMQSQDIARWRELAIDTLGFQEVAGADPDGLYLRMDERPARLVVLPGGPDRVLSIGWEVRDHLALAAVARDLEAAGVAVKPLTDDELADRRVEGAIGFTDPGGNPTEIFFGPELDHSPVRTGFAQRFVTGDQGLGHVVVPTTSPEETYAFYVETLGFLPRGAMKAGPPIDGYQPRVRFLGVNQRHHSLALIGAPHGEAPGLVHFMVEVDELDAVGRALDQVNQRGFSISSTLGRHTNDKMVSFYVRAPGGWDVEYGTDGSRVDETSYTSEEITADSYWGHDWSGSEPLAAFVPPSA; this is encoded by the coding sequence ATGACCCAGAACGTCCGCCACATCCGCTCGCTCGGCTACCTGCGCATGCAGAGCCAGGACATCGCCCGCTGGCGCGAGCTCGCCATCGACACGCTCGGCTTCCAGGAGGTCGCCGGCGCCGACCCCGACGGCCTCTACCTGCGGATGGACGAGCGCCCCGCGCGCCTCGTCGTCCTCCCGGGCGGGCCGGACCGCGTGCTCAGCATCGGCTGGGAGGTGCGCGACCACCTCGCCCTCGCCGCGGTCGCCCGCGACCTCGAGGCCGCCGGCGTCGCGGTCAAGCCGCTCACCGACGACGAGCTCGCCGACCGCCGGGTCGAGGGCGCGATCGGCTTCACCGACCCCGGCGGCAACCCGACCGAGATCTTCTTCGGCCCCGAGCTCGACCACAGCCCGGTGCGCACCGGCTTCGCGCAGCGGTTCGTCACCGGCGACCAGGGCCTGGGCCACGTCGTCGTCCCCACGACCAGTCCGGAGGAGACCTACGCCTTCTACGTCGAGACGCTCGGCTTCCTGCCGCGCGGCGCGATGAAGGCCGGGCCGCCGATCGACGGCTACCAGCCGCGGGTCCGCTTCCTCGGCGTCAACCAGCGCCACCACAGCCTCGCGCTCATCGGCGCCCCCCACGGCGAGGCGCCGGGCCTGGTCCACTTCATGGTCGAGGTCGACGAGCTCGACGCCGTCGGCCGCGCGCTCGACCAGGTCAACCAGCGCGGCTTCTCCATCTCGTCGACGCTGGGCCGGCACACCAACGACAAGATGGTGTCCTTCTACGTCCGCGCGCCCGGCGGCTGGGACGTCGAGTACGGCACCGACGGCAGCCGGGTGGACGAGACGTCGTACACGTCGGAGGAGATCACCGCCGACTCCTACTGGGGCCACGACTGGTCCGGCTCCGAGCCGCTCGCGGCGTTCGTCCCGCCCTCCGCCTGA
- a CDS encoding flavin reductase family protein has translation MPQTALAPHEPSPERMRRAMSSFASGVTVVAGLDADGPVGFACQSFASVSLTPPLVLFCADHRGRTWPRIRAAGRFSVNILGEQQTELCQRFGSSKGRKFDELAWTTSEWGTPALPDVLCRVHAEVASVHVEGDHDVVIGRVLALETPRTGRPLVFYRGRFGVDGDGVLVPPDLFGWNEHWR, from the coding sequence ATGCCCCAGACCGCGCTCGCCCCGCACGAGCCCAGCCCCGAGCGGATGCGCCGGGCGATGAGCAGCTTCGCCAGCGGCGTCACCGTGGTCGCCGGACTCGACGCCGACGGACCGGTCGGCTTCGCCTGCCAGTCCTTCGCCTCGGTGTCGCTGACCCCGCCGCTCGTGCTCTTCTGCGCCGACCACCGCGGCCGGACCTGGCCGCGGATCCGGGCCGCCGGCAGGTTCAGCGTCAACATCCTCGGCGAGCAGCAGACCGAGCTGTGCCAGCGCTTCGGCTCCAGCAAGGGGCGCAAGTTCGACGAGCTCGCCTGGACGACGTCCGAGTGGGGGACGCCGGCGCTGCCCGACGTCCTGTGCCGGGTGCACGCCGAGGTCGCCTCGGTGCACGTCGAGGGCGACCACGACGTCGTGATCGGGCGGGTGCTCGCGCTCGAGACGCCCCGCACCGGGCGGCCGCTGGTCTTCTACCGCGGGCGGTTCGGGGTCGACGGCGACGGGGTGCTCGTGCCGCCGGACCTGTTCGGGTGGAACGAGCACTGGCGCTGA